A stretch of DNA from Dichotomicrobium thermohalophilum:
CGCCGAGCGAGCGGACATATTCCGCGGCGTCGTTGATCTGCTCGTCATTCAGGATGCCGTCGATACCGAAACGCGGCATCTGGCTTACCCTGGCGTCCGGGTGATCCGAGCGAATGCCGTAGCGGATTGTCTGGTGGATGTCTTCCAGCTCGCCGCCCCAGATCCAGCTATCGTCGTTCAGGTTCGGATAACCTTTGAAACCCTGTCCACCGCTGCCGTGGCAGGGGGCACAGTTATCACCGAACGCGGCCTCGCCGCCAGCCATGGCGAAGCGCAACAGCTCCGGATTGCCCCGGATTTCAGTTAGCTCCGCCGCCTCTATCTGCTCGGTGAACTGGCTCTGCGCGGCGCGCGCTTCCTGGATTTCGCTGCGCACTTCCGCGCGCTGGCTGTAGCCGAGCAGTCCCTCGGTGTGAGAGCTGATCAGGGGCCAAGCTGGAAATAGGATCCAGTAGCCGATCGACCAGATGATGGTGACGTAAAAGACGTAGACCCACCACTTCGGCAGCGGCTTGTTGAGTTCTTTCAGGTCGTCGTCCCAGACGTGTCCGGTCGTCTCGATCCCGGTGACGTCGTCGCGTTCGGGTTTATCCGCCATCGCCCCCTCGCTGCGTATCCTCGTCCGGCTTCTCGTCCTGCTCGAGCGGCACCCGCGAAGCGCGTTCGAAGCGCTTCTTGTTGCCCGGCCACAGGGCGTATATCAGCACGGCCACGAACAGCCCGATGAAAAGGATCAGGCCGACAATCTGCGTGACCATGACCACCGTGTCGTAAGTCATCACATCGCCTTAGCGCAGGTTGGGACCGGTCGCGTCATAGGTGGTGAAGTCGACCAGCGTGCCAAGCATCTGCAGATAGGCGACCATCGCGTCCATTTCCGTAATGCGATCAGGGTCGCCGTCGAAGTCGCGCACCTGCGATTTTGGGTACCGTTCCTGAAGCGCATCGGCGCCGTCCGCATTCGGGTCGGCCTGGGCGCGCAGGTCCGTTTCCGCGTTCTCGATCATCTCGTCCGTATAGGGCACGCCGGCGAGACGCAGGGCCTTGAGCCGGTCCTCGATGTCGCGATAGTCAAGCTCACGTTCCGCCATGAACGGATAGCCTGGCATGATGGACTCGGGTACAAGCGAGCGTGGGTCCTTGAGGTGCTCCACGTGCCAGGCGTCCGAGTATTTGCCGCCAACGCGAGCAAGGTCCGGGCCGGTGCGTTTCGAGCCCCACTGGAACGGATGGTCGTACATGCTTTCCGCCGCGAGACTGTAGTGACCGTAACGCTCCACCTCGTCGCGCAGCGTGCGGATCATCTGGCTGTGACAGACATAGCAGCCCTCGCGGATGTAGATGTCCCGGCCGGCGAGCTCCAGCGGCGTGTAGGGACGCATGCCCTTCACCTTCTCGATTGTCGAGCCGAGCCAGAACAGCGGTGCGATCTCGATCAGCCCGCCGATCGACACGACAATCAGAATGCCGATTAGCAGAACCAGCGACTTGCGCTCGAAGGGTTGGTGCCACTTCCACATTTGCGCGCTCCCTTACTCGGCCGGTGCGGCGACCGGGCCCTTCCCGCGGAGGGCGGGGGCCGCGGCAATGCCGGGCTGGTCGGCGACGTCGACAGGCACATCGCCACGCGCGGTGCGCCAGAGATTGTAGGCCATCAGCAGCGCCCCGACGGAGAACAGCGTGCCGCCGATCGCGCGGATGATGTAGAACGGATGCATGGCCTCGACCGTCTCCACGAAGGAGTACTGCAGGAAGCCGAGGTCATCATAGGCCCGCCACATCAGGCCCTGCAGGATACCGGACACCCACATCGAGGTGATGTAGAGCAGGATGCCGATGGTCGACAGCCAGAAGTGCCACTCCACGAGCCGCTGCGAATACAGGCCCTGCCGGTTCCAAAGCCAGGGCACCAGACAGTAGAGGGCACCGAAACTGATCATGCCGACCCAGCCGAGCGCGCCGGAGTGCACGTGGCCGATGGTCCAGTCAGTGTAGTGCGACAGCGAGTTCACCGCCTTCACGCTCATCAGCGGGCCCTCGAAGGTGGACATGCCGTAGAACGCCACCGAGACGACGAGCATGCGGATGACAGGGTCCGTGCGCAGCTTGTCCCAAGCGCCGGAGAGCGTCATCAGGCCGTTGATCATGCCGCCCCAGGACGGCATCCACAGCATCACCGAGAAGGTCATGCCCAAAGTCTGCGCCCAGTCGGGCAGGGCGGTGTAGTGCAAGTGATGCGGCCCGGCCCAGATATAGAGGAAGATCAGCGCCCAGAAGTGCACGATCGACAGGCGGTAGGAGTAGACCGGTCGTTCGGCCCTTTTCGGAATGAAGTAGTACATCATTCCCAGGAACCCGGCCGTGAGGAAGAAGCCGACGGCGTTATGGCCGTACCACCACTGCGTCATCGCGTCCTGAACGCCGGAGAACAGCGAGTAGCTCTTGGTGCTGGTCAGCGAGATCGGCAGCGCCAGGTTGTTCACGATGTGAAGCATCGCGATGGTCACGATGAAGGCAAGGTAAAACCAGTTGGCCACGTAAATGTGCGGTTCCTTGCGCTTCACGATCGTGCCGAGGAACACGAGCAGGTAGACGACCCAGACAAGCGTCAGCCACAGGTCGGCGTACCACTCAGGCTCGGCATATTCGCGCGATTGCGTGACGCCGAAAACGTAGCCGGTTGCAGCGATGACGATGAAAAGCTGGTAGCCCCAGAAAACGAACCACGGTGCCCAGCGCCCGGCGAGCCGGGCCTTGCAGGTCCGCTGGACGACGTAGAACGAGGTGGCGATCAGAGCGTTGCCGCCGAAGGCAAAGATAACCGCGGAGGTGTGAACGGGGCGCAGGCGGCTGAAATTGGTCCAGGGGAGGTCGAAGTTGAGCGCCGGGAAGGCGAGTTGCCAGGCGATCCAGACACCGACAAAGAAGCCGATGATGCCCCAGAAGACGGTGGCGATGACGCCGGCTCGCACCACCGTATCGTTGTAATAGCCTTCGCCGCCCACGACGAGGTCGCCGTCCGCCAGGCGCGTGAGGATGTACCAGCCTCCGATGGCGGAGCCGCCGGCCAGCAGCAGCCCATGAAAGGCCATCACGGGGTCGATGGATACGAAGAACAGATATCCGCCCAGCAGCACGCCGAACGCTGCCGCCGCCAAGACGAGCGCATCGGCAAACGCCGACAACTCCTGCCGCGTGACTTCCGCCATTCGCCCCTCCTTCTGATCCAGCAAAGGTTCGTCTGCGTACCTATCAGCTTAAACTGACGCGCAG
This window harbors:
- the ccoP gene encoding cytochrome-c oxidase, cbb3-type subunit III encodes the protein MADKPERDDVTGIETTGHVWDDDLKELNKPLPKWWVYVFYVTIIWSIGYWILFPAWPLISSHTEGLLGYSQRAEVRSEIQEARAAQSQFTEQIEAAELTEIRGNPELLRFAMAGGEAAFGDNCAPCHGSGGQGFKGYPNLNDDSWIWGGELEDIHQTIRYGIRSDHPDARVSQMPRFGIDGILNDEQINDAAEYVRSLGGLEHDEAAAERGAEIFAQQCAFCHGENGKGMQDLGAPNLTDAIWLYGSSKDDIVTSIQTGRGGVMPNFVGRLDDVTIKQLAVYVHALGGGQ
- a CDS encoding cbb3-type cytochrome c oxidase subunit 3 → MTYDTVVMVTQIVGLILFIGLFVAVLIYALWPGNKKRFERASRVPLEQDEKPDEDTQRGGDGG
- the ccoO gene encoding cytochrome-c oxidase, cbb3-type subunit II, whose translation is MWKWHQPFERKSLVLLIGILIVVSIGGLIEIAPLFWLGSTIEKVKGMRPYTPLELAGRDIYIREGCYVCHSQMIRTLRDEVERYGHYSLAAESMYDHPFQWGSKRTGPDLARVGGKYSDAWHVEHLKDPRSLVPESIMPGYPFMAERELDYRDIEDRLKALRLAGVPYTDEMIENAETDLRAQADPNADGADALQERYPKSQVRDFDGDPDRITEMDAMVAYLQMLGTLVDFTTYDATGPNLR
- the ccoN gene encoding cytochrome-c oxidase, cbb3-type subunit I — encoded protein: MAEVTRQELSAFADALVLAAAAFGVLLGGYLFFVSIDPVMAFHGLLLAGGSAIGGWYILTRLADGDLVVGGEGYYNDTVVRAGVIATVFWGIIGFFVGVWIAWQLAFPALNFDLPWTNFSRLRPVHTSAVIFAFGGNALIATSFYVVQRTCKARLAGRWAPWFVFWGYQLFIVIAATGYVFGVTQSREYAEPEWYADLWLTLVWVVYLLVFLGTIVKRKEPHIYVANWFYLAFIVTIAMLHIVNNLALPISLTSTKSYSLFSGVQDAMTQWWYGHNAVGFFLTAGFLGMMYYFIPKRAERPVYSYRLSIVHFWALIFLYIWAGPHHLHYTALPDWAQTLGMTFSVMLWMPSWGGMINGLMTLSGAWDKLRTDPVIRMLVVSVAFYGMSTFEGPLMSVKAVNSLSHYTDWTIGHVHSGALGWVGMISFGALYCLVPWLWNRQGLYSQRLVEWHFWLSTIGILLYITSMWVSGILQGLMWRAYDDLGFLQYSFVETVEAMHPFYIIRAIGGTLFSVGALLMAYNLWRTARGDVPVDVADQPGIAAAPALRGKGPVAAPAE